A window of the Enterobacteriaceae bacterium 4M9 genome harbors these coding sequences:
- the lolC gene encoding lipoprotein-releasing ABC transporter permease subunit LolC, with protein MYQPVALFIGLRYMRGRAADRFSRFVSWLSTIGITLGVMALVTVLSVMNGFERELQNNILGLMPQALITSAKGSINPVELPADKLNLQGVSRVTPLTTGDVVLQSPRSVAVGVMLGVDPQDKDPLTPYLVNVSQSALEAGQYNVILGEQLAGQLGVKRGESIRIMVPSASQFTPMGRLPSQRLFKVVGTFAANSEVDSYQLLVNQQDASRLMRYPAGNITGWRLFLNQPLAVDTLSKQVLPEGTQWQDWRDRKGELFQAVRMEKNMMGLLLSLIVAVAAFNIITSLGLMVMEKQGEVAILQTQGLTRRQIMAVFIVQGASAGIIGALLGALLGTLLASQLNNLMPVIGAVLDGAALPVAIEPLQVIVIALVAMAVALLSTLYPSWRAAATQPAEALRYE; from the coding sequence ATGTATCAACCTGTCGCGTTATTTATTGGCCTGCGCTACATGCGCGGGCGTGCAGCGGACCGCTTCAGCCGCTTTGTCTCCTGGTTGTCTACCATCGGCATTACGCTTGGCGTGATGGCGCTGGTGACCGTGCTATCGGTGATGAACGGCTTTGAGCGCGAGCTGCAAAACAACATCCTGGGGCTGATGCCACAGGCGCTGATTACGTCTGCAAAAGGCTCAATCAATCCGGTTGAACTTCCGGCAGATAAACTCAACCTGCAAGGCGTGAGCCGCGTGACGCCGTTGACCACCGGCGACGTGGTGCTGCAAAGCCCGCGCAGCGTGGCGGTGGGCGTTATGCTCGGGGTTGACCCGCAGGATAAAGACCCGCTGACGCCGTATCTGGTCAACGTTAGCCAGAGCGCGCTGGAAGCCGGGCAGTACAACGTGATTCTTGGTGAGCAACTGGCCGGACAGCTTGGCGTTAAGCGCGGTGAAAGTATCCGTATCATGGTGCCCTCTGCCAGTCAGTTCACGCCAATGGGGCGGCTGCCGAGCCAGCGCCTGTTTAAGGTGGTGGGCACCTTTGCTGCCAACAGCGAAGTGGACAGCTACCAGTTGCTGGTGAACCAGCAGGATGCCTCGCGCCTGATGCGCTACCCGGCAGGCAACATCACCGGCTGGCGTCTGTTTTTGAATCAGCCGCTGGCAGTGGACACGCTCAGCAAGCAGGTACTGCCAGAAGGAACCCAGTGGCAGGACTGGCGCGATCGTAAGGGCGAACTGTTCCAGGCCGTGCGCATGGAAAAGAACATGATGGGGCTGCTGCTGAGCCTGATTGTGGCCGTTGCCGCGTTTAATATCATCACCTCGCTTGGGCTGATGGTGATGGAAAAGCAGGGCGAAGTGGCGATTTTACAAACGCAGGGACTGACGCGCCGCCAGATTATGGCGGTGTTTATCGTTCAGGGCGCCAGCGCCGGGATTATCGGTGCGCTGCTTGGCGCGCTGCTTGGCACACTGCTGGCAAGCCAGTTGAATAACCTGATGCCGGTAATTGGCGCAGTGCTTGACGGTGCTGCGCTACCGGTAGCAATTGAACCTTTGCAGGTGATTGTGATTGCGCTTGTCGCAATGGCGGTTGCGCTGCTTTCCACGCTTTACCCGTCATGGCGCGCTGCCGCCACTCAACCCGCTGAGGCTTTACGTTATGAGTAA
- the lolD gene encoding lipoprotein-releasing ABC transporter ATP-binding protein LolD, with amino-acid sequence MSNSVLLQCDKLCKRYQEGKVQTDVLHDVSFSIGVGEMMAIVGSSGSGKSTLLHLLGGLDTPTSGEVTFDGRAMSTLSSSAKAELRNRELGFIYQFHHLLPDFTALENVAMPLLIGRKKAAEIDTRARDMLAAVGLGHRAEHRPSELSGGERQRVAIARALVNNPRLVLADEPTGNLDARNADAIFDLLGELNVRQGTAFLVVTHDLQLAKRLSRQLEMRDGRLNPELTLMGAD; translated from the coding sequence ATGAGTAATTCGGTCCTGCTACAGTGTGACAAACTGTGCAAACGCTATCAGGAAGGCAAAGTGCAGACCGACGTGCTGCACGACGTCAGCTTTAGCATCGGCGTGGGTGAAATGATGGCGATTGTCGGTAGCTCTGGCTCCGGTAAAAGCACGCTGCTGCACCTGCTGGGCGGGCTGGATACACCAACCTCCGGCGAGGTGACGTTTGACGGTCGCGCCATGAGTACGCTGTCTTCATCCGCAAAAGCCGAGCTACGCAACCGCGAACTGGGCTTTATCTATCAGTTTCACCACTTACTGCCGGACTTTACCGCGCTGGAAAATGTGGCGATGCCGCTGCTGATTGGCCGTAAAAAAGCCGCTGAAATTGATACCCGCGCCAGGGATATGCTTGCCGCTGTTGGACTGGGTCACCGCGCCGAGCACCGTCCGTCTGAGCTTTCTGGTGGCGAGCGCCAGCGTGTCGCCATTGCTCGCGCGCTGGTCAATAACCCGCGCCTGGTACTGGCAGATGAGCCAACCGGTAACCTTGATGCCCGCAACGCTGACGCGATTTTCGACCTGCTCGGTGAACTGAACGTGCGCCAGGGCACGGCGTTTCTGGTGGTCACTCACGACTTGCAACTGGCAAAACGCCTGTCGCGCCAGCTTGAAATGCGTGATGGTCGCCTGAACCCGGAACTGACGCTGATGGGGGCGGACTGA
- the lolE gene encoding lipoprotein-releasing ABC transporter permease subunit LolE: MASPLSLLIGRRFSRGRRRGGMVSLISAISTTGIALGVAVLIVGLSAMNGFERELNNRILAVVPHGEIEPVHQPFDGWNEVLQRVEKVKGIVAAAPYINFTGLIESGANLRAIQVKGVDPVQERRLSALPSFVQNNAWANFHAGAQQIIIGKGVADALKVKQGDWISIMIPNNADSGQKLLQPKRVRLQIAGVLQLSGQLDHSLAMVPMQDAQGYMDMGDSVTGIAIKVNDVFNANKLVRDAGQVTDSYVYIKSWIGTYGFMYRDIQMIRAIMYLAMVLVIGVACFNIVSTLVMAVKDKSSDIAVLRTLGAKDGLIRAIFVWYGLLAGLLGSVIGVVLGVLASWWLTDIIRIIEKLTGHHFLSGDIYFIDFLPSELHWLDVVYVLITALLLSLLASWYPARRASNIDPARVLSGQ, translated from the coding sequence ATGGCTTCACCGCTTTCGTTACTGATTGGCCGGCGCTTTAGCCGCGGGCGGCGGCGTGGCGGCATGGTGTCGCTAATTTCGGCTATTTCCACCACCGGCATTGCACTGGGGGTGGCGGTGCTGATTGTTGGCCTGAGCGCCATGAACGGCTTTGAGCGTGAACTGAATAACCGCATTCTGGCAGTGGTGCCTCACGGTGAAATTGAACCGGTGCATCAGCCGTTTGACGGCTGGAACGAGGTATTGCAGCGCGTTGAAAAGGTCAAAGGCATTGTTGCGGCCGCGCCGTATATCAACTTTACCGGCCTGATTGAAAGCGGCGCTAATCTGCGTGCCATTCAGGTAAAGGGCGTGGATCCGGTTCAGGAGAGGCGACTTAGCGCGCTACCGTCGTTTGTGCAGAACAACGCCTGGGCTAACTTTCACGCTGGCGCACAGCAAATCATCATCGGCAAAGGTGTTGCAGATGCGCTGAAGGTAAAGCAGGGGGACTGGATCTCCATCATGATCCCCAACAACGCCGACAGCGGTCAAAAGCTGTTGCAGCCTAAACGTGTGCGCCTGCAAATAGCGGGCGTCCTCCAGCTTAGTGGCCAGCTTGACCATAGCCTGGCGATGGTGCCGATGCAGGATGCACAGGGCTATATGGACATGGGTGACAGTGTCACGGGCATTGCTATTAAGGTTAATGACGTATTTAACGCCAATAAGCTGGTGCGCGACGCGGGCCAAGTCACCGACAGCTACGTTTATATCAAAAGCTGGATTGGTACCTATGGTTTCATGTACCGCGATATCCAGATGATTCGCGCCATTATGTATCTGGCGATGGTACTGGTGATTGGCGTGGCGTGTTTTAACATTGTCTCCACGCTGGTCATGGCGGTAAAAGATAAAAGTAGCGATATCGCCGTACTGCGCACGCTCGGTGCGAAAGACGGGCTGATTCGCGCCATTTTCGTCTGGTACGGGCTGTTAGCCGGGCTACTGGGCAGCGTGATTGGCGTGGTGCTGGGTGTGCTGGCCTCATGGTGGCTCACCGATATTATCCGCATTATCGAAAAGCTGACCGGGCACCATTTTCTCTCCGGGGACATTTATTTCATTGACTTCCTGCCTTCCGAACTGCACTGGCTGGATGTGGTGTATGTGCTTATCACCGCGCTGCTGTTGAGCTTGCTGGCAAGCTGGTATCCGGCACGCCGGGCCAGCAACATCGATCCGGCGCGCGTGCTGAGCGGGCAGTAA
- the nagK gene encoding N-acetylglucosamine kinase produces MYYGFDIGGSKIALGVYDAQRNLLREWREATPRDDYARFLSTVVQMVHEADAVFATQGSVGMGIPGLPYTDDGTLYAANLPAANGKPLGRDLSERLGREVRIDNDANCFTLSEAWDDEFRAYPVVLGLILGTGVGGGLVVNGKAITGRACLTGEFGHVRLPVDALEVLGRDIPLLRCGCGQLGCVENYLSGRGFAWLYQHFYHETLSGPEIVTRWEAGEPRAREHAQRYLDLLAVCLANLLTIVDPHLVVIGGGLSQFSWLTQTLAQRLPRHLLPVAKVPRIEQARHGDAGGMRGAAFLHLAP; encoded by the coding sequence ATGTATTACGGGTTTGATATCGGCGGCAGTAAAATCGCGCTTGGCGTTTATGACGCACAGCGCAATCTGCTGCGTGAGTGGCGCGAGGCGACGCCGCGTGATGACTATGCGCGCTTTCTTTCGACGGTTGTGCAAATGGTACATGAGGCGGATGCGGTTTTTGCGACTCAGGGTAGCGTCGGTATGGGTATTCCTGGTCTGCCGTACACCGATGACGGTACGTTGTACGCGGCGAATTTGCCTGCCGCTAACGGCAAGCCGCTGGGGCGCGATCTCAGTGAGCGACTAGGGCGCGAGGTACGCATTGATAACGATGCCAACTGTTTCACGCTCTCGGAAGCCTGGGACGATGAATTTCGCGCTTATCCGGTGGTGCTCGGGCTGATTCTTGGCACTGGCGTTGGCGGCGGGCTGGTGGTCAACGGCAAAGCGATTACCGGGCGTGCCTGCCTGACTGGTGAGTTTGGGCACGTGCGACTGCCGGTGGATGCACTTGAGGTGCTTGGGCGCGATATCCCGCTGCTGCGCTGTGGCTGCGGCCAGCTCGGTTGCGTGGAAAATTACCTTTCCGGGCGCGGCTTTGCCTGGCTTTATCAGCACTTTTATCATGAGACACTGAGCGGCCCCGAGATTGTTACGCGCTGGGAGGCAGGAGAGCCGCGCGCCCGTGAGCATGCGCAGCGCTATCTTGACTTACTGGCGGTATGCCTTGCTAATCTGTTGACTATCGTTGACCCGCATCTGGTGGTGATTGGCGGTGGGTTATCTCAATTTTCATGGCTGACACAGACGCTGGCGCAACGTTTACCGCGCCACCTGCTGCCGGTCGCTAAAGTGCCACGCATCGAGCAGGCGCGCCACGGTGACGCGGGCGGGATGCGCGGCGCGGCGTTTCTTCACCTTGCGCCATAG
- the cobB gene encoding NAD-dependent protein deacylase — protein MQSRRLHRLYRFKKNKRQLRQRLRQRTFFRDHAGPDNMEQLRVVVLTGAGISAESGIRTFRAADGLWEEHRVEDVATPEGFSRDPELVQRFYNARRRQLQQPEIQPNAAHLALAKLEAALGDRFLLVTQNIDNLHERAGNKNVIHMHGELLKVRCTQSGQVLAWEDDVSMTERCHCCQFPAPLRPHVVWFGEMPLGMDDIYQALAQADVFIAIGTSGHVYPAAGFVHEAKLQGAHTVELNLEPSQVGSEFEEKHYGLASQVVPEFVDKLLKGL, from the coding sequence ATGCAATCGCGACGTTTACACCGGTTATACCGTTTCAAGAAAAACAAACGCCAGCTGCGCCAGCGGTTGCGACAGCGAACCTTTTTCAGAGACCATGCGGGACCAGATAACATGGAGCAACTCAGAGTTGTAGTGTTGACCGGAGCAGGCATTTCTGCCGAATCGGGCATACGGACCTTTCGCGCCGCCGACGGTCTGTGGGAAGAACACCGGGTGGAAGACGTGGCGACACCGGAAGGCTTTAGCCGTGACCCGGAGCTGGTGCAGCGTTTTTATAACGCCCGTCGCCGCCAGCTTCAGCAACCGGAGATTCAGCCCAACGCCGCGCACCTCGCGCTGGCTAAATTAGAAGCTGCCCTGGGCGATCGTTTCCTGCTGGTGACGCAGAATATCGACAACCTACATGAGCGTGCGGGCAATAAGAACGTCATTCACATGCACGGCGAGTTGTTGAAGGTGCGCTGCACTCAAAGCGGCCAGGTGCTGGCATGGGAAGATGACGTGAGCATGACCGAGCGCTGCCACTGCTGCCAGTTTCCGGCACCGCTGCGCCCGCATGTGGTGTGGTTTGGAGAGATGCCGCTGGGCATGGATGACATTTACCAGGCACTGGCGCAGGCGGATGTGTTTATTGCTATCGGCACTTCCGGGCATGTCTATCCCGCCGCGGGTTTTGTCCATGAGGCGAAGCTACAGGGCGCCCACACCGTAGAGCTCAACCTGGAGCCAAGCCAGGTGGGCAGCGAGTTTGAAGAAAAACATTACGGACTGGCAAGCCAGGTAGTACCAGAGTTTGTCGATAAGCTGCTGAAAGGGCTGTAA
- the potD gene encoding spermidine/putrescine ABC transporter substrate-binding protein PotD: MKKWSRHLLTAGALALGMSAAHANDGNTLYFYNWTEYVPPGLLEQFTKETGIKVIYSTYESNETMYAKLKTYKDSAYDLVVPSTYFVDKMRKEGMLQKIDKSKLSNFDNLDPAMLNKPFDPNNDYSIPYIWGATAIGVNGEAIDPSTVTSWADLWKPEYKNSLLLTDDAREVFQVALRKLGLSGNTTDPKEIEAAYKELQKLMPNVAAFNSDNPANPYMEGEVNLGMVWNGSAWVARQAGVPLDVVWPKEGGIFWMDSLAIPDNAKNVDGALKLINFLLRPEVAKQVAETIGYPTPNLAARKLLDPKIANDKSLYPDQQTIDKGEWQNDVGEASTLYETYYQRLKAGR, encoded by the coding sequence ATGAAAAAATGGTCACGCCACCTGCTGACAGCGGGTGCTCTGGCGCTCGGCATGAGCGCGGCTCACGCCAACGACGGCAATACGCTCTACTTCTACAACTGGACCGAGTATGTGCCACCTGGCCTGCTGGAGCAGTTCACTAAAGAGACTGGCATCAAAGTGATTTATTCGACCTATGAGTCGAACGAAACCATGTACGCCAAACTCAAAACCTACAAAGACAGTGCTTACGATCTGGTGGTTCCGTCAACTTACTTTGTCGACAAGATGCGCAAAGAAGGCATGCTCCAGAAAATAGACAAAAGCAAACTCAGCAATTTCGACAATCTCGACCCGGCTATGCTGAACAAGCCGTTTGACCCAAATAACGACTATTCCATTCCGTATATCTGGGGTGCTACGGCCATTGGCGTAAACGGTGAGGCTATCGACCCGTCCACCGTCACCAGTTGGGCTGACCTGTGGAAGCCAGAATACAAAAATAGCCTGCTGCTGACCGACGACGCGCGCGAAGTGTTCCAGGTAGCACTGCGCAAGCTTGGGCTTTCCGGTAATACCACCGACCCGAAAGAGATTGAAGCGGCCTATAAAGAGCTGCAAAAGCTGATGCCAAACGTTGCCGCGTTCAACTCCGACAACCCGGCTAATCCGTATATGGAAGGCGAAGTGAACCTCGGGATGGTGTGGAATGGCTCTGCGTGGGTTGCGCGCCAGGCGGGCGTACCGTTGGACGTAGTCTGGCCGAAAGAAGGCGGTATCTTCTGGATGGATAGCCTGGCGATTCCAGATAACGCGAAAAACGTGGACGGCGCGCTGAAGCTCATTAACTTCCTGCTGCGCCCGGAAGTGGCGAAACAGGTAGCGGAAACCATCGGCTACCCCACGCCAAACCTGGCCGCACGCAAGCTGCTGGACCCGAAAATCGCCAACGACAAGTCACTGTATCCTGACCAGCAGACCATTGATAAAGGCGAATGGCAAAACGATGTTGGCGAGGCCAGCACGCTGTATGAAACCTACTACCAGCGCCTGAAAGCCGGACGCTAA
- the potC gene encoding spermidine/putrescine ABC transporter permease PotC, translated as MMGRWLRGGFMSAIYAFLYIPIVILIVNSFNSSRFGINWQGYTTKWYGLLMNNDSLLQAARHSLTMAVVSASFATLIGSLTAVALYRYRFRGKPFVSGMLFVVMMSPDIVMAISLLVLFMLLGIQLGFWSLLFSHITFCLPFVVVSVYSRLKGFDVRMLEAAKDLGASEFTILRKIILPLAMPAVAAGWLLSFTLSMDDVVVSSFVTGPGYEILPLKIYSMVKVGVSPEVNALATILMVLSLILVIISQVIARDKTKGQA; from the coding sequence ATGATGGGACGCTGGCTTCGCGGCGGCTTTATGTCCGCCATTTACGCCTTTTTATATATCCCGATCGTGATTCTTATCGTGAATTCGTTCAACAGTTCACGCTTTGGGATCAACTGGCAAGGTTACACCACTAAATGGTATGGCCTGCTGATGAACAACGACAGCCTGTTACAGGCAGCGCGCCACTCGCTGACCATGGCGGTTGTATCGGCAAGCTTTGCCACGCTCATTGGCTCCCTTACAGCAGTGGCGCTTTATCGCTACCGTTTTCGCGGCAAGCCGTTCGTAAGCGGCATGCTGTTTGTGGTGATGATGTCGCCGGATATCGTAATGGCAATTTCGCTGCTGGTGCTGTTCATGCTGCTGGGCATCCAGCTTGGCTTCTGGTCACTGCTGTTTTCACACATTACTTTCTGCCTGCCGTTTGTGGTGGTGTCCGTGTACTCACGCCTGAAGGGCTTTGATGTGCGGATGCTTGAGGCAGCCAAAGATTTGGGCGCCAGCGAATTCACCATTTTGCGTAAAATCATCCTGCCGCTGGCGATGCCCGCCGTGGCAGCGGGTTGGTTACTGAGCTTTACGCTCTCAATGGACGATGTAGTGGTGTCGTCGTTTGTGACCGGTCCGGGCTATGAGATTTTACCGCTGAAGATTTACTCAATGGTGAAAGTCGGTGTTTCGCCGGAAGTTAACGCGCTGGCCACCATCCTGATGGTGCTGTCGCTCATTCTGGTCATCATAAGCCAGGTCATCGCACGCGATAAAACCAAAGGCCAGGCATAA
- the potB gene encoding spermidine/putrescine ABC transporter permease PotB: MKSSRKFQNVVIATIVGWLVLFVFLPNLMIIVTSFLTRDDANFVSMVFTLDNYARLLDPLYFEVLLHSLNMALLATVACLLLGWPFAWFLAKLPAKIRPLMLFLLIVPFWTNSLIRIYGLKIFLSTRGYLNEFLLWTGLIDTPMRIMYTPGAVIIGLVYILLPFMVMPLYSSIEKLDKPLLEAARDLGASKLQTFIRIIIPLTMPGIIAGCLLVMLPAMGLFYVSDLMGGAKNLLIGNVIKSQFLNIRDWPFGAATSITLTVVMGLMLLVYWRASRLLNKKVELE; this comes from the coding sequence ATGAAGAGCTCGCGTAAATTCCAGAATGTGGTGATTGCCACCATCGTCGGCTGGCTGGTGCTGTTTGTGTTCCTGCCCAACCTGATGATTATCGTGACCAGTTTCCTGACCCGCGATGATGCGAATTTTGTCAGCATGGTTTTCACGCTGGACAACTACGCCCGCCTGCTGGACCCGCTCTATTTTGAAGTGCTGTTGCACTCGCTGAATATGGCGCTCCTGGCAACCGTTGCCTGCCTGCTGCTCGGCTGGCCGTTTGCGTGGTTTCTGGCAAAGCTACCGGCCAAAATTCGCCCGCTGATGCTGTTTCTGCTGATTGTTCCCTTCTGGACCAATTCGCTGATTCGCATCTATGGTCTGAAGATTTTCCTCAGCACCCGTGGCTATCTGAATGAGTTCCTGCTGTGGACCGGGCTTATCGACACGCCCATGCGCATTATGTACACGCCCGGTGCGGTCATTATCGGTCTGGTTTACATTCTGCTGCCTTTTATGGTGATGCCGCTTTACTCCAGCATTGAAAAGCTCGACAAGCCATTGCTTGAGGCGGCGCGCGATCTCGGTGCCAGCAAACTGCAAACCTTTATTCGCATTATCATTCCGCTGACGATGCCGGGCATTATCGCCGGTTGCCTGCTGGTGATGCTGCCAGCCATGGGCCTGTTCTATGTCTCTGACCTGATGGGTGGCGCTAAAAACCTGCTTATTGGCAATGTGATTAAGAGTCAGTTCCTCAATATCCGCGACTGGCCGTTTGGCGCGGCTACCAGCATTACGTTGACCGTCGTGATGGGGCTGATGCTGCTGGTTTACTGGCGCGCCTCGCGCCTGCTCAATAAGAAGGTGGAACTGGAATGA
- the potA gene encoding spermidine/putrescine ABC transporter ATP-binding protein PotA, whose product MNTTRRSLSPLVQLSEIGKSFDGKSVISNLSLTINNGEFLTLLGPSGCGKTTVLRLIAGLENVDAGTIILEDRDITQVPAEHRHVNTVFQSYALFPHMTVFENVAFGLRMQKCPAVDITPRVEEALRMVQLEAFAQRSPHQLSGGQQQRVAIARAVVNKPRLLLLDESLSALDYKLRKQMQNELKALQRKLGITFVFVTHDQEEALTMSDRIVVMRDGKIEQDGSPREIYEEPRNLFVASFIGEINIFDAVVIEREDEQRVRANVEGHECNIYVNFPVTPGQHLKVLLRPEDVRVEEINDAREVDGFIGYVRERNYKGMTLESTVELENGKMVMVSEFFNEDDPDFDHSLNQKMAVTWVESWEVVLADEELA is encoded by the coding sequence TTGAATACAACGAGACGTTCACTTTCACCGCTGGTACAACTGTCGGAAATCGGCAAAAGTTTTGACGGCAAAAGCGTTATCTCCAACCTTTCCCTGACAATAAACAATGGTGAGTTTCTGACGCTGCTTGGGCCTTCCGGCTGCGGTAAAACCACCGTTTTACGTCTTATTGCCGGGCTGGAAAATGTTGATGCCGGAACCATTATCCTTGAAGACCGGGATATCACCCAGGTTCCGGCAGAGCACCGCCACGTTAATACCGTTTTTCAGAGCTATGCCCTGTTTCCCCATATGACGGTGTTTGAAAACGTCGCTTTCGGCCTGCGGATGCAGAAATGCCCGGCGGTAGACATCACCCCGCGCGTGGAAGAAGCGCTGAGAATGGTACAACTGGAAGCCTTTGCCCAGCGCAGTCCGCATCAACTCTCTGGCGGCCAGCAGCAGCGCGTTGCCATCGCCCGCGCGGTGGTCAATAAACCACGCCTGTTACTGCTTGATGAATCCCTTTCTGCTCTCGATTACAAGCTACGCAAGCAGATGCAAAACGAATTGAAGGCGCTTCAGCGTAAGCTTGGCATCACGTTTGTGTTCGTCACCCATGACCAGGAAGAAGCACTGACGATGTCAGACCGCATCGTGGTGATGCGTGATGGTAAAATCGAGCAAGACGGCTCACCGCGCGAAATCTATGAGGAGCCGCGTAACCTGTTCGTGGCAAGCTTCATTGGTGAAATCAATATTTTTGATGCCGTGGTCATTGAGCGCGAAGATGAGCAGCGCGTGCGCGCTAATGTTGAAGGCCACGAGTGCAATATCTACGTCAATTTCCCGGTTACGCCGGGCCAGCACCTGAAGGTGTTGCTGCGCCCGGAGGATGTGCGCGTGGAAGAGATTAACGACGCACGCGAGGTTGACGGCTTCATCGGCTACGTGCGTGAGCGCAACTATAAAGGCATGACGCTGGAGTCCACCGTCGAGCTGGAAAACGGCAAGATGGTGATGGTGAGCGAATTCTTTAACGAAGACGACCCGGATTTTGACCATTCCCTGAACCAGAAAATGGCAGTTACCTGGGTTGAAAGCTGGGAGGTTGTGCTGGCCGATGAAGAGCTCGCGTAA
- the pepT gene encoding peptidase T, producing the protein MDKLLERFLHYVSLDTQSRPGVKQVPSTEGQWKLLRLLQTQMEALGLADITLSERGTLMGTLPSNVSTPVPTIGFISHVDTSPDFTAKNVNPQIVEDYRGGDIALGIGDEVLSPVMFPVLHQLLGQTLITTDGKTLLGADDKAGVAEIMTALATLKAKNVPHGDIRVAFTPDEEVGKGAQHFDVAAFGAQWAYTVDGGGVGELECENFNAASVTIKIVGNNVHPGTAKGVMVNALSLATRIHAEVPAQESPECTAGYEGFYHLTSIKGTVERAEMHYIIRDFDREQFEARKRTIMDIAKRVGKGLHPDCYIELIFDDSYYNMREKVAAHPHIVELAQQAMRDCGIEPDMKPIRGGTDGAQLSFKGLPCPNIFTGGYNYHGKHEFVTLEGMEKAVQVIMRIAELTVMRAKLIKN; encoded by the coding sequence ATGGATAAATTACTGGAAAGGTTTTTGCACTATGTCTCCCTGGATACACAGTCCAGGCCTGGCGTGAAACAGGTGCCCAGCACCGAGGGCCAGTGGAAGCTGCTGCGACTGCTACAGACACAGATGGAGGCGCTGGGGCTTGCTGATATCACTCTCAGTGAGCGCGGTACATTGATGGGCACGCTGCCCTCAAACGTCAGTACGCCTGTACCGACGATTGGTTTCATTTCGCATGTCGATACGTCACCGGACTTTACCGCGAAAAACGTCAATCCGCAGATTGTGGAGGACTATCGCGGCGGCGATATTGCGCTCGGCATTGGCGATGAGGTGCTCTCACCGGTCATGTTCCCGGTGCTGCACCAACTGTTGGGGCAGACGCTTATCACCACTGACGGTAAAACGCTGCTGGGTGCGGACGATAAAGCCGGTGTTGCGGAAATCATGACCGCGCTTGCCACGCTTAAGGCCAAAAATGTGCCGCACGGTGATATTCGCGTGGCGTTCACGCCGGATGAAGAAGTGGGTAAGGGCGCACAGCATTTTGATGTGGCAGCTTTTGGTGCGCAATGGGCCTATACCGTAGACGGCGGCGGCGTGGGTGAGCTGGAGTGTGAAAATTTCAATGCCGCCTCGGTTACCATCAAAATTGTGGGTAATAACGTGCACCCTGGCACGGCGAAGGGCGTGATGGTGAATGCGCTTTCGCTGGCAACCCGCATTCACGCTGAAGTTCCCGCGCAGGAAAGCCCCGAATGTACGGCTGGCTACGAAGGCTTTTACCACCTCACCAGCATTAAGGGCACGGTAGAGCGCGCTGAGATGCACTACATTATTCGCGACTTTGACCGCGAACAGTTTGAAGCACGCAAGCGTACCATTATGGACATTGCCAAACGCGTGGGAAAAGGGCTGCATCCGGATTGTTACATTGAGCTTATCTTTGATGACAGCTACTACAACATGCGCGAAAAAGTCGCGGCGCATCCGCACATCGTTGAGCTGGCACAGCAGGCAATGCGTGACTGTGGGATTGAGCCTGACATGAAACCGATTCGTGGCGGCACCGACGGCGCACAATTGTCGTTTAAAGGTCTGCCGTGTCCGAATATTTTTACCGGCGGCTACAATTACCACGGCAAGCATGAGTTTGTGACGCTGGAAGGGATGGAAAAAGCGGTGCAGGTGATTATGCGTATTGCTGAACTGACCGTCATGCGTGCAAAGCTTATTAAGAACTAA